A stretch of DNA from Diospyros lotus cultivar Yz01 chromosome 14, ASM1463336v1, whole genome shotgun sequence:
CAAAATATAACTTGTACAAAAACAATGGACAGGGAAATAGATATAAGCCTCGTATAACTAAAAtggtttgttttcctttttatttatgcCAATCTTGTGTAGGTCTATCTCAACCTCTTATGACTACCATGGGAAATGTTGTTCATTGCAATATCAAGATGAGCTCCTGTTTGGCAGTTTTGATATGCTGACTCCTCTTCTGTGTATCGCAGGTACTATCAAATCTTCATTGGATTTGTCAGAGGAGGAATGGAATAATACTATTAAAACAAACTTAACAGGATCATGGTTGGTGTCAAAGCATGCTTGCTTGCTCATGCGTGCCGCTAATAAGGGAGGGTCTGTTATCAATATTTCCTCTATTGCTGGTCTGAACCGTGGACTAACATCTAGATGTGTTGCATATGCTGCTTCAAAGGTGGCCATAAACACAATGACAAAGGTAATGTGTCATAATCTCTAGGTCCTATAAAGTAGATCAGCATTGTGTCTTTACCAATTAAATCTCTATTGTCAAATGGAATTGTAACAAGTAGCGCCAAGCCAAACAGGACATGAGAAGACATTGAGAGGACAATTTTccgaaaggaaatgaaaaagagaaagcagaataaaaaaaagtaagccATGGAtacaggttagatgataaaattaatgaaaatagtTGAGAAAATGATTATAGCTATTAGATTATGACCAATAGTTCAATAGCTATAGATGGATAAAGAATGATCTAAGTAGAAACTCAAAGATAAAAAGGAATATGATGATAGAAAGAATTAATATTACATCAACAACAAATTCTATCTATGCTcagcagatatatatatatatatatatatcaatggcCTTAGGCTTAAAAATATCTGCAACTTCCTATTATCCCAGCTTTGGTTTGAGTCCATAGGCTTAAATGCAACTCACACTTAAGAAGCATTAATAGGAATATTGGTGCAAAAACAAATACGGGCATTTAATatgataatttagaaaaaaaataagggtaTGGACACAGCAGAGATACTGCAAGTAATAGCTTTTATTAGTAGTCAACCCCACATACTAGGCTAAGGGTTGATAAGATTTTGTTatgtgggataaaggcttgatatgttgttattcatgaacaataactaaaaaatagaagaatactGCTAATCTAGTATAAAGACACTATTCATTTAAcattaacaacaacaataatatgcAATTGCAAACTATCAAAAATAGCACTACTCCCAACATGaagatattattatatctataataatcataattatgaataattttcaaTGAACAAATATAGGAAAAAGTAgctatatttatcaaaattatcattaaatcTACTAGTGTCTTTGTGCCATTaaaaattgtcatgaccccaaggatcctaaggatagattagtaaatataatagtaggagtttacatgtattatacaataattgtaatttctttgTCTTTAGCTAATAGGCAGTTGAGCTAtttgttgtattgcacatggggcATGTGGGAGGCTATTCCCCCTTCATttttccaatttccaatccaatcctaggttaaaccctaggtacacgacATTAAGATGGCTTGGAGTTTGGACATTTGAGAAGAAGACCATGCACACACATTGGAGTAAGTTTGTAGTAGAGGAGGGAGAggaagatttgaaaaaaaaggcGAGAAACCCTAAACATGATATTGGATATAATGGTTTTATAGATGATATGGCCATGAATAGAGATgaatggaagtctagaattgaTGTAACCAACCTCACTTAGTGGATTAAGGTATGTGATTGTTATTGTGGTTCCCATAATCCTTAGATAAAAACTTGTgttatttgtaaattttatctacaaatatcaattataaattatcttcatttaccATCATGtcatgaaacttttccatatgaagatggtgttgaaactttaTCTTATCATTCCCTATGCTAGAGGGTTGCAAAAAGAAGGGCATCCGATGTAAAATTTTGCAAGTTAGAAATCAATTGATATTATGAATGTTGTGCCACCAACTCTAATTTGGTTAGGATATGGTATGAAGATTTTATCTCCAAAAAGTACAAAAAGCTCTTCTAGAAACATCATGTCCTCAGCATTTCTGTTGTGTTAAAACTTATGGACATAAATGtcttgattgaaaattaaaataaaaaggacATGTTTGGTATGCGCGACGTGTATCTCAGATTGTTGGATACATATCCGTGTCTGATCACATGTTGGATAGGGGCACAACACCCTGAATCAAGTGTCCTTATTGGAAAAATCTTGCAGATGATCTTAAGGTAGTTGCCAATGATATTGAAGGCAAACTTAGTAGAGACTGagatagacaaaaaaaaaaattaatataagggTTGACGGCATAGTATGAAAATGCCAAAATGCTAATTCAATGTTATTGAGTAATGTGAAGTTCATATGTCGTTTGTGTTGGAATACATTATTATACTAAAAGAAGTTATCCATATAAAGGATGCATACTTTCTGTTTTATGTTAGATCTTCTATAAAGATGATTCTTGGATACGTTATTACCGTCTCATTAAATGTCTGGGTGCTGCATCTAATGTATTTTTGCTGGGTGTGCAACTGTCCAGTAACTGTGTAGACAGACAACTCTCTAGTTGTTTATGTAGCATGGAATCCTTGCAAAATTAGACGTCTTTTGTTTGCAGTAATCCCTACAAGTGCCTGCTTTACTTATCACATGCACCAAGCACAAATTTTGATGCAAAGATAGGATCAATATTCTTTCCATCTAATAGCATTCTTATTCTCTTATATTTACAGTTAATGGCCATCTAACTGCATTCTTATTCTCCTCTTATATTTACAGTTAATGGCCGTAGAAGTTGGGGCATACAACATCAGAGTCAACTCAATTTCGCCAGGGATCTTTAAATCTGAGATCACTGAGGGTCTCGTTCAAAAAGATTGGTTTAACAATGTGGCTTTGAGAACTCACCCTCTCAGAGCGCATTGCACGATAGACCCTGCCTTGACGTCGCTGGTACGATACCTGATCCATGACTCTTCCAAGTATGTATCAGGCAACATTTTTATTGTTGATGCAGGTGCTACATTACCTGGTGTCCCAATTTTCTCTTCCCTCTGAACAGGTCACTGGGGCTATTGGGTTCGGTATTGACTTGGGGATGTTTGTTAGTATGCATATGCATGGTCTTGGTATATGACCATATTGTATATATGAGGGAGAATGTTTAAGCAGTGTCGTGAAGGACATGTCTCCTCCTACTCTGA
This window harbors:
- the LOC127789682 gene encoding uncharacterized protein LOC127789682 — translated: MAMHATSQLEPWSHLGDKVVMVTGASSGIGWEFCLDLARAGCRIVAAARRTDRLENLCCEINRIGDSSQGARAVAVALDVSADGNTIEVAVQRAWEAFGTIDALINNAGVRGTIKSSLDLSEEEWNNTIKTNLTGSWLVSKHACLLMRAANKGGSVINISSIAGLNRGLTSRCVAYAASKVAINTMTKLMAVEVGAYNIRVNSISPGIFKSEITEGLVQKDWFNNVALRTHPLRAHCTIDPALTSLVRYLIHDSSKYVSGNIFIVDAGATLPGVPIFSSL